From the genome of Streptomyces sp. NBC_00659, one region includes:
- a CDS encoding MarR family winged helix-turn-helix transcriptional regulator, protein MDRMIATAQFGQQDIARRMGLNVTDLTCLGFLMEASMAGESLVAGELAERARLTTGAVTGVLNRLEKAGYIRRTTDPGDRRRVYVVMEETAQERILAIYGPVYERLASLFGDYGPDEIAVLADWFTRARAMFDEALHEIREGVSASPEAGGSPSHRG, encoded by the coding sequence ATGGACCGGATGATCGCCACCGCCCAGTTCGGACAGCAGGACATCGCCCGCCGGATGGGTCTGAACGTCACGGACCTCACCTGCCTCGGCTTTCTCATGGAGGCGTCCATGGCCGGCGAGTCACTGGTCGCGGGGGAACTCGCGGAACGGGCCAGGCTGACCACGGGAGCGGTCACGGGAGTGCTCAACCGCCTGGAGAAGGCCGGATACATCCGGCGCACCACGGACCCGGGCGACCGCCGCCGCGTGTACGTGGTCATGGAGGAGACCGCTCAAGAACGCATTCTCGCGATCTACGGCCCCGTCTACGAGCGCCTGGCGTCCCTCTTCGGTGACTACGGGCCGGATGAGATCGCCGTGCTGGCGGACTGGTTCACCCGCGCCCGCGCCATGTTCGACGAGGCGTTGCACGAAATCCGGGAGGGAGTGTCAGCCTCACCGGAGGCCGGCGGAAGCCCATCTCATCGAGGGTGA
- a CDS encoding VOC family protein — MPLSLHHIVIDAHDLPSLARFWAAVLGWRILSEREREVVIGPDETAPVGICFMPVTDRKVVKNRLHLDLTSPAEDREAEIERVLALGARRADVGQSGEESWTVLTDPEGNEFCVVRPKATLVG, encoded by the coding sequence ATGCCCCTTTCCTTGCATCACATCGTCATCGACGCGCACGACCTCCCCTCACTGGCGCGGTTCTGGGCCGCGGTCCTGGGCTGGCGGATCCTCTCCGAGCGGGAGCGGGAGGTCGTGATCGGGCCGGACGAGACAGCGCCGGTGGGCATCTGTTTCATGCCGGTCACGGACCGGAAGGTCGTCAAGAACCGTCTGCACCTCGATCTGACCTCCCCGGCCGAGGACCGGGAGGCCGAGATCGAGCGCGTCCTCGCGCTCGGGGCGCGCAGGGCGGACGTGGGGCAGAGCGGCGAGGAGTCGTGGACCGTGCTGACCGATCCGGAGGGGAACGAGTTCTGCGTGGTACGCCCGAAGGCGACCCTCGTCGGCTAG
- a CDS encoding HGxxPAAW family protein, protein MFIHGDDDHDLGHTVAGWSGAGTATLGFGLCGLAMAEGSGLLALAGAAVLVLAVPATWALHLAGWGKPSGPRPVAQWNWRVRDVTARDGHSDCLGCSLAGRRKPRPHVAERPAETAVADI, encoded by the coding sequence TTGTTCATCCACGGTGATGACGACCACGACCTGGGCCACACCGTTGCCGGCTGGAGCGGCGCGGGTACGGCGACGCTGGGATTCGGGCTGTGCGGACTCGCGATGGCCGAGGGGTCGGGGCTTCTCGCGCTTGCGGGAGCGGCGGTGCTGGTCCTGGCCGTGCCGGCCACGTGGGCGCTTCACCTGGCGGGCTGGGGCAAACCGAGCGGCCCGCGCCCGGTCGCCCAGTGGAACTGGCGCGTCAGGGACGTCACGGCCCGCGACGGCCACAGCGACTGTCTCGGCTGCAGCCTCGCGGGGCGCCGGAAGCCTCGCCCGCACGTCGCGGAACGCCCCGCGGAGACGGCCGTCGCCGACATCTGA
- a CDS encoding vWA domain-containing protein: MGRAQNDAPAISLSKMQAQAPDLVSLYKAAGSSVRAHGLEGVRAAVYLVLDRSGSMRPYYKDGTMQHLGEQVLSLSAHLDDDGTVPVVFFSTDVDGSTDLRLGGHRGRIDKLHENLGHMGRTNYHWAMDEVIDHYLASGSDVPALVIFQTDGGPTSKSAAERYLCKAARLPLFWQFIGFGDPDDNEFAFLRRLDDLAVPGHRVVDNAGFFHAGRDPRKVRDELLYDRLLQEFPSWLSSARTARVLR, encoded by the coding sequence ATGGGCAGGGCACAGAACGACGCCCCGGCAATCAGTCTGTCCAAGATGCAGGCGCAGGCCCCGGATCTGGTGAGTCTGTACAAGGCGGCCGGATCCAGCGTGCGCGCGCACGGTCTCGAGGGGGTGCGTGCTGCTGTGTATCTGGTACTGGACCGCTCTGGTTCGATGCGGCCCTACTACAAGGACGGCACCATGCAGCATCTCGGTGAGCAGGTCCTCTCCTTGTCCGCCCACCTCGATGACGACGGCACGGTACCCGTGGTGTTCTTCTCCACCGACGTCGACGGATCCACCGATCTCAGGCTCGGAGGGCATCGTGGCCGCATCGACAAGCTGCACGAGAACCTCGGTCACATGGGACGGACGAACTACCACTGGGCGATGGACGAGGTCATCGACCACTACCTGGCTTCCGGCAGTGACGTCCCAGCCCTGGTGATCTTCCAGACCGACGGCGGGCCCACCAGCAAGTCCGCCGCCGAGCGGTACCTGTGCAAAGCTGCGCGCTTGCCGCTGTTCTGGCAGTTCATCGGGTTCGGCGACCCCGATGACAACGAGTTCGCCTTTCTCCGCCGCCTCGACGACCTGGCAGTGCCCGGACACCGCGTCGTCGACAACGCGGGCTTCTTCCATGCCGGCCGTGATCCGCGCAAGGTGCGCGACGAGCTGCTCTACGACCGGCTGTTGCAGGAGTTCCCCAGCTGGCTTTCGTCGGCCCGCACCGCTCGGGTTCTGCGGTGA
- a CDS encoding NB-ARC domain-containing protein, translated as MGTWGRWGVRAAITLCATGGVWLLVVTLRHGSGAADPVASVWGSVAGLASLVVSLRPVPEPRPAVARPTPPVIPEGWVDRDEADEVIRAVLRNTRAWRDRGPVGITAGLHGAGGFGKTTLAKYVASQRSVQRQFPGGVHWITIGRDVRGPAAVAAKVAVETRLITGNTTETGSDPERAGSHLGGLLEQMPRTLLIIDDVWEREQLTPFLRGAEKSCVRLVTTRRPDVLPATRTTTIHVDRMTERQAHALLTRRLTVPPRPDAAEALVKATGRWALLLGIANKFIADQVATGADPTETAATLLHRLSAGGPAVQDPDGTLDLNDPDRRNTAVRASIQAATTLLRSDDAEQRFNELGIFAEDEAVPMALVTALWQATGALDETAARSLCKQMADLSLLAIDTTLPGGAVTLHDVVRDYLRAELGTTGLAAADTALLDATAATLPPAEDGGVAWWQTTTGYLQDHLIEHLLDARRTTQAMAVAGDFRWMRARLHQRGPTAAWRDLDRVGAPTGTLARQLASAAHLLTPTTPPDALDAILLSRVPDALNRPTSPRPTDPPALIDRWMPPDLPDPALLRRLTDDAGPVAASRDGAWLATRRHETVRIWDPTAGHALRTLSGHTASVTSMVVSPDGAWLATTSYDGTLRIWDPAAGRQLHRLVGHTNRADDFISLVVGPDGTWFATSGSEGIVRIWDPFAGSVLRTLRAGTASAGMRVEASPDGAWLATTSDDRTVLIWDVATGSMLRALTARCIRAVTSMAAGPDGVWLATASDDGYAQIWDVATGRVLHTLPVVNIRWVVKGSGRTWLATVGNDDALRVWDVATGQERLALPSSVTHGVTEVEVSPDASWLATTGHDGAVRLWDVATGEERLVLNAELAVGVPLMTVGPGGAWLATTTSEGTLRIWDTTPRQAPQRPSTRVGRVTSVAVGPNGAWVATASDEAVRIMDTGTGRRMRARTGHPLVVTEMADRVAVSPDGTWFTTVGFGGGVGIWDCATGEKLRTIATHSDAITAVAISADGAWLAGAGSRGTVGIWDPVTGEQLRAFTCPTGSVTAVAFSPDGAWLARADSRGAVGIWDPATGQQLRVLDDRPGHTVAISPDGAWLAGAGSRGAVGIWDPATGQRLRTFDGHEGSVTAVAISPDGAWLASADDEGTLLIRSPMTGRVLTMMRTDSALLTCAWDPDGNGLIVGGNAGLFAYRLHQGALR; from the coding sequence ATGGGGACATGGGGGCGCTGGGGTGTGCGGGCCGCGATCACGCTGTGTGCGACGGGTGGCGTGTGGCTGCTGGTGGTGACCCTTCGGCACGGATCCGGTGCCGCGGACCCGGTGGCGAGCGTGTGGGGATCGGTCGCCGGACTGGCGTCCTTGGTGGTGTCCCTGCGTCCGGTGCCCGAGCCGCGCCCCGCCGTTGCCAGGCCGACGCCTCCGGTGATCCCGGAGGGATGGGTGGACCGGGACGAAGCCGATGAAGTCATCAGGGCCGTACTTCGAAACACCCGCGCGTGGCGGGACCGGGGGCCGGTCGGCATCACGGCCGGCCTGCACGGGGCCGGAGGATTCGGCAAGACCACCCTGGCCAAATACGTCGCGTCCCAGCGGTCGGTGCAGCGTCAATTCCCGGGTGGCGTTCACTGGATCACGATCGGGCGGGACGTTCGCGGCCCTGCGGCCGTCGCCGCGAAGGTCGCTGTGGAGACCCGTTTGATCACCGGCAACACCACCGAGACCGGTTCGGACCCCGAGCGCGCCGGAAGCCACCTCGGCGGCCTGCTCGAGCAGATGCCCCGCACCCTCCTGATCATCGACGACGTGTGGGAGCGCGAACAGCTCACCCCGTTCCTCCGCGGAGCGGAGAAGTCCTGCGTTCGGCTGGTCACCACCCGCAGGCCCGACGTACTTCCGGCGACGCGAACCACCACCATCCATGTGGACCGCATGACCGAGCGGCAGGCCCACGCGCTGCTCACCCGGCGACTGACCGTCCCGCCCCGCCCCGATGCGGCGGAGGCGTTGGTGAAGGCGACAGGACGATGGGCGCTGTTACTGGGTATCGCCAACAAGTTCATCGCGGACCAGGTGGCCACCGGTGCCGATCCGACGGAGACGGCGGCAACGCTCCTGCACCGGCTGAGCGCCGGCGGTCCGGCTGTCCAGGACCCCGACGGCACACTCGACCTCAACGACCCGGATCGCCGCAACACCGCCGTACGGGCCAGCATCCAGGCGGCGACCACCCTTCTGCGGTCCGACGATGCCGAGCAGCGCTTCAACGAACTCGGCATCTTCGCCGAGGACGAAGCCGTGCCCATGGCCCTGGTGACGGCGCTCTGGCAGGCGACCGGCGCTCTGGACGAGACAGCCGCCCGCTCGCTGTGCAAACAGATGGCCGACCTGTCCCTGCTCGCCATCGACACGACGCTGCCCGGCGGGGCCGTCACGCTTCACGACGTGGTGCGCGACTACCTGCGCGCCGAGTTGGGCACCACCGGCCTGGCGGCCGCCGACACCGCCCTGCTCGATGCCACGGCGGCCACCCTGCCCCCGGCCGAGGACGGCGGCGTGGCATGGTGGCAGACCACCACCGGATACCTCCAGGACCACCTCATCGAGCACCTGCTCGATGCCCGGCGCACCACTCAGGCGATGGCTGTGGCGGGAGACTTCCGGTGGATGCGCGCCCGTCTGCATCAGCGCGGTCCCACCGCCGCGTGGCGTGACCTCGACCGCGTCGGCGCCCCCACCGGCACTCTGGCCCGCCAACTGGCCAGTGCCGCCCACCTGCTCACCCCCACGACGCCACCGGACGCCCTCGACGCCATCCTGCTGAGCCGTGTCCCCGACGCACTCAACCGGCCGACCAGCCCTCGGCCCACAGATCCTCCCGCGCTCATCGACCGGTGGATGCCACCCGACCTGCCCGACCCCGCCCTGCTGCGCCGGCTCACCGACGACGCCGGACCCGTGGCCGCGAGCCGGGACGGGGCGTGGCTGGCCACCCGACGCCACGAGACCGTCCGGATCTGGGATCCCACCGCAGGACACGCGCTTCGCACTCTCTCGGGGCACACGGCCTCGGTGACCTCGATGGTCGTCAGTCCGGACGGCGCCTGGCTCGCGACCACCAGCTACGACGGAACCCTCCGGATCTGGGACCCGGCCGCAGGACGACAGCTTCACCGCCTCGTCGGCCACACCAACAGGGCGGACGATTTCATCTCGCTGGTGGTGGGGCCGGACGGCACCTGGTTCGCCACGTCCGGCAGTGAGGGGATCGTGCGGATCTGGGACCCGTTCGCCGGGAGCGTGCTGCGGACCCTGCGCGCCGGCACAGCCTCCGCCGGCATGCGGGTGGAGGCGAGTCCGGACGGCGCCTGGCTCGCCACCACGAGCGACGACAGGACCGTACTGATCTGGGACGTCGCCACCGGAAGCATGCTGCGTGCTCTCACGGCTCGCTGCATACGCGCGGTGACCTCGATGGCGGCGGGTCCGGACGGCGTCTGGCTCGCCACCGCGAGCGACGACGGGTACGCGCAGATCTGGGACGTTGCGACCGGACGCGTCCTGCACACCCTGCCCGTCGTCAACATTCGCTGGGTGGTGAAGGGTTCGGGGAGAACGTGGCTTGCCACGGTCGGTAACGACGACGCCCTGCGGGTCTGGGACGTGGCGACCGGACAGGAACGGCTCGCCCTCCCTTCCTCGGTCACTCACGGGGTGACCGAGGTGGAGGTGAGTCCGGACGCGTCGTGGCTCGCCACCACCGGCCACGACGGGGCCGTCCGGCTCTGGGACGTGGCGACCGGAGAGGAACGGCTCGTCCTGAATGCCGAACTTGCCGTGGGAGTACCCCTGATGACAGTGGGCCCCGGCGGCGCCTGGCTCGCCACCACCACGTCCGAAGGGACCTTGCGGATCTGGGACACCACGCCCCGCCAGGCGCCCCAGAGGCCCAGCACCCGCGTCGGCCGGGTGACTTCGGTGGCGGTCGGTCCGAACGGCGCCTGGGTCGCGACCGCGAGCGACGAGGCTGTGCGGATCATGGACACCGGCACCGGCCGACGCATGCGGGCCCGCACCGGACACCCTCTTGTGGTGACCGAGATGGCGGACCGCGTGGCGGTGAGTCCGGACGGTACGTGGTTCACCACGGTCGGCTTCGGCGGAGGTGTGGGGATCTGGGACTGCGCCACAGGCGAAAAGCTGCGTACCATCGCCACCCACAGCGATGCGATCACCGCGGTGGCGATCAGTGCCGACGGAGCCTGGCTCGCCGGTGCGGGCAGCCGGGGGACCGTGGGGATCTGGGACCCCGTCACCGGGGAACAGCTTCGTGCCTTCACCTGCCCCACGGGTTCGGTCACCGCGGTGGCGTTCAGTCCTGACGGCGCCTGGCTCGCCCGCGCGGACAGCCGGGGGGCCGTGGGGATCTGGGACCCTGCCACCGGGCAACAGCTTCGGGTCCTCGACGACCGTCCAGGCCACACGGTGGCGATCAGTCCCGACGGCGCCTGGCTCGCCGGTGCGGGCAGCCGGGGGGCCGTGGGGATCTGGGACCCTGCCACCGGACAGCGACTTCGTACCTTCGATGGCCATGAGGGTTCAGTGACCGCGGTGGCGATCAGCCCCGACGGTGCCTGGCTCGCCAGCGCGGACGACGAGGGGACGCTGCTCATCCGGAGCCCCATGACCGGCCGGGTGCTGACCATGATGCGCACCGACAGCGCCCTGCTCACCTGTGCCTGGGATCCCGATGGCAACGGGCTCATAGTCGGCGGGAACGCGGGGCTGTTCGCCTACAGACTTCACCAGGGTGCCCTGAGGTGA
- a CDS encoding PP2C family protein-serine/threonine phosphatase, which yields MAGLDVWQRLGKWRRLLPAVLLLAAVVIDFVTPPAVSAAALYTAAILTSAALLSLSGTVITGAAAFLLDLAMFGYFGFHGTATEFSELSMVATVAVIAIFLNRLLYHLHTQLRSARDIAAAVQQAVLRDPPEASGPLRFAARYQAAQTDAQIGGDLYAVVDTPFGVRCLIGDVRGKGLKAVRAVAGSIGTFREAALQEPGLTALVERLERAVTLEIQQYGGATELEGFITCVVAEFPRHGNEVRMINRGHPAPMLVLPDAVRYVEPSRPALPLGLTALATGPERVDTVTFPQGATLLLYTDGLTEARNSKGDFYDPLGRFNRLRHARPDAFLDALLSEVHKHTGGRRADDLALLAITHAYDTA from the coding sequence GTGGCCGGGCTGGATGTGTGGCAGCGGCTGGGAAAGTGGAGACGCCTGCTGCCGGCGGTCCTGCTCCTCGCGGCCGTGGTGATCGACTTCGTCACGCCGCCCGCGGTCAGCGCCGCCGCTCTCTACACGGCCGCGATCCTGACGTCCGCTGCTCTGCTGTCCCTGAGCGGGACCGTCATCACCGGGGCGGCGGCGTTCCTCCTCGACCTGGCCATGTTCGGGTACTTCGGCTTCCACGGAACCGCGACCGAGTTCAGCGAACTGTCCATGGTCGCGACGGTGGCCGTGATCGCGATCTTCCTCAATCGCCTTCTGTATCACCTGCACACCCAACTGCGGTCGGCGCGTGACATCGCCGCCGCCGTCCAGCAGGCCGTCCTGCGGGACCCGCCGGAAGCGAGCGGTCCCCTGCGGTTCGCCGCTCGCTATCAGGCCGCGCAGACGGATGCGCAGATCGGCGGAGATCTCTACGCGGTGGTCGATACGCCGTTCGGCGTGCGGTGTCTGATCGGCGATGTGCGCGGCAAGGGGTTGAAGGCGGTCAGGGCGGTCGCGGGCAGCATCGGCACCTTCCGTGAGGCGGCCCTGCAAGAACCCGGTCTCACCGCGCTCGTGGAACGGCTGGAACGAGCCGTCACCCTCGAGATCCAGCAGTACGGGGGTGCGACCGAACTCGAAGGGTTCATCACGTGCGTGGTGGCGGAGTTTCCCCGGCACGGCAACGAGGTCCGCATGATCAACCGCGGCCACCCCGCACCCATGCTGGTCCTTCCGGACGCCGTGCGGTACGTCGAACCCAGCCGGCCGGCCTTGCCCCTGGGCCTGACCGCGCTGGCCACCGGCCCGGAGCGCGTCGACACGGTGACGTTCCCGCAGGGCGCCACTCTGCTCCTCTACACCGACGGACTCACGGAGGCCCGGAACTCGAAGGGCGACTTCTACGACCCTCTCGGTAGGTTCAACCGGCTTCGGCACGCCCGTCCGGACGCCTTCCTCGACGCCCTGCTGTCCGAAGTGCACAAGCACACCGGCGGCCGCAGAGCCGACGACTTGGCACTGCTGGCGATCACCCATGCATACGACACCGCGTGA